A region from the Pelobates fuscus isolate aPelFus1 chromosome 1, aPelFus1.pri, whole genome shotgun sequence genome encodes:
- the RSRP1 gene encoding arginine/serine-rich protein 1 produces the protein MTRTVALEVPEPVCSPSDRVVHSDVLILQDKYCTSENINGKMQTLKDYVQKSDVFESEAKKRTSEMTNFMDDLSLNSPKERQSRSRSKTHSSKRKSSSSRSSSESSRSDSNSSRSRSSSRSHSRDRKCRYKRYRKNSRSYSRGHSKPYSRSHSRSYSRGHSKPYSRSRSRSYSRGHSRPSSRSCSRSYSRGHSRPSSRSCSRSYSRGHSRPSCRSCSRSYSRGLSRPYTRSRSRSYSPRQRKRYSNAYRRYYRSPPRYKSRSRSRSRYGSYLRSRHSRSRSRSCGRRCYGFVRRPYSPTFRSWRSRSRTRSRSRTPLRLSEKEKLQLLEIAKINASKVLGKEIELPESLKKELKSSSVKRSEQYEDNICPDKSSKRQSSSHSDTDSKFKSITGSTSKEQAEVKQKSTYDLWRPITSPKAFSSELSPKHSYTSRAR, from the exons ATGACTCGTACCGTTGCGCTGGAAGTGCCGGAGCCGGTGTGTTCGCCATCAGACCGTGT aGTTCATTCTGATGTGCTTATTTTGCAAGACAAATACTGCACAAgtgaaaacataaatg GCAAAATGCAAACTTTAAAGGATTATGTTCAGAAAAGTGATGTCTTTGAATCTGAAGCAAAGAAAAGAACAAGTGAAATGACAAATTTTATGGATGACCTGAGTTTGAATTCTCCAAAAGAGCGACAGTCTCGGTCAAGATCCAAAACTCATTCCAGTAAAAGGAAGTCTTCATCTTCCAGGTCCTCCTCTGAAAGCTCACGCTCAGATTCTAATTCTTCAAGATCAAGAAGCTCAAGCAGATCACATTCCCGTGACAGAAAATGCAGGTATAAGAGATATCGAAAAAATTCACGTTCTTATTCCAGAGGACATTCAAAGCCCTATTCTAGAAGCCATTCACGTTCTTATTCCAGAGGACATTCGAAGCCCTATTCTAGAAGCCGTTCACGTTCTTATTCCAGAGGACATTCGAGGCCCTCTTCCAGAAGCTGTTCACGTTCTTATTCCAGAGGACATTCGAGGCCCTCTTCTAGAAGCTGTTCACGTTCTTATTCCAGAGGACATTCGAGGCCCTCTTGTAGAAGCTGTTCACGTTCTTATTCCAGAGGACTTTCGAGGCCCTATACTAGAAGCCGCTCAAGGTCCTACAGCCCACGACAGAGAAAAAGATACTCTAATGCCTATAGAAGATACTATAGATCTCCTCCTCGGTATAAGTCACGTAGCCGATCACGCTCACGTTATGGATCCTATCTCAGAAGCCGTCATTCAAGGAGCAGGTCAAGATCCTGTGGCAGGAGATGCTATGGCTTTGTCAGACGACCTTACTCTCCTACATTCAGGAGCTGGAGGAGCAGATCAAGAACAAGATCTAGAAGCAGAACTCCTTTGCGTCTAAGTGAAAAGG AAAAGTTACAGTTACTGGAAATTGCAAAGATAAATGCATCTAAAGTACTGGGAAAAGAAATTGAACTACCAGAAAGCCTGAAAAAAGAATTAAAGAGTTCAAGTGTGAAACGCTCTGAG CAATATGAAGATAACATCTGCCCTGACAAATCTTCTAAAAGACAGTCTTCCAGTCACAGT gACACTGATTCTAAATTTAAGAGCATCACTGGAAGTACTAGCAAAGAACAAGCTGAAGTGAAACAAAAAAGCACTTATGACCTGTGGCGTCCAATAACAAGTCCTAAAGCGTTCTCTAGTGAATTGTCCCCAAAACATTCATACACAAGCAGAGCTCGTTGA